In Mastacembelus armatus chromosome 5, fMasArm1.2, whole genome shotgun sequence, a single genomic region encodes these proteins:
- the LOC113130919 gene encoding twist-related protein 2-like, which yields MREEVSCTNSPEGGLGASEEELERGSKKNLQSGNRKRSPYPKKDSLVQAEESSTASPNSLLPSGPKRLKKSPSTVVSLGPTSLGPRPDQPFEDLHSQRVIANVRERQRTQSLNDAFASLRKIIPTLPSDKLSKIQILKLASRYIDFLYQVLQSDEMDAKLASCNYLAHERLSYAFSVWRMEGAWAMSTSH from the coding sequence ATGAGAGAAGAAGTATCTTGCACCAACTCCCCTGAAGGAGGGCTGGGGGCCAGTGAAGAGGAATTGGAAAGAGGTTCGAAGAAGAATCTCCAGTCAGGAAACCGAAAACGTTCCCCTTACCCCAAGAAGGATAGCCTCGTTCAAGCAGAGGAGAGCAGCACCGCCAGTCCAAACAGCCTGCTGCCATCTGGGCCCAAGAGGTTGAAGAAGAGCCCTTCGACAGTAGTGTCCTTGGGTCCCACGTCACTGGGCCCCAGGCCGGATCAGCCCTTCGAGGATCTCCACTCGCAGCGGGTCATTGCCAACGTGCGGGAGCGTCAACGCACCCAGTCCCTCAATGATGCCTTTGCCTCTCTTCGCAAGATCATCCCCACACTACCTTCAGACAAGCTGAGCAAGATCCAGATCCTGAAGCTGGCCTCGCGCTACATCGACTTCCTCTACCAGGTGCTGCAGAGTGACGAGATGGATGCCAAGCTGGCCAGCTGCAACTACCTGGCCCACGAAAGACTCAGCTACGCCTTCTCCGTGTGGAGGATGGAGGGGGCTTGGGCCATGTCCACCAGCCACTAG